From Acetonema longum DSM 6540, one genomic window encodes:
- a CDS encoding M48 family metallopeptidase, with amino-acid sequence MNKPLPHPQEKAFFIVCLIFSIMTYLALILSIVGIIYILFLALMVWIATGVFLGEVRTNSVKVSESQFPEVYHLATDLAAKMNLAVPDIYVMQAGGTLNAMATRFLGRNFVIIFSDVLELAYEEGEDALAFIVAHELAHIKQKHLSRRWLVYPGLLIPFLGPAYSRSCEYTCDSFGAYYVPDGAVNGLLILAAGKKIYNKVNVNAFLRQADTERGLFVWLATIISTHPPLTKRLKAITDVSAHYARTATPTAYGHTNA; translated from the coding sequence ATGAATAAGCCACTGCCACACCCGCAAGAAAAGGCTTTTTTTATTGTTTGCCTCATATTCAGCATCATGACCTATCTTGCGTTAATCCTCAGTATCGTGGGAATCATTTATATCTTATTTCTTGCCTTAATGGTCTGGATCGCTACTGGAGTATTCTTAGGAGAGGTTCGCACCAATTCCGTCAAAGTGTCGGAAAGCCAATTCCCGGAGGTCTATCATTTGGCCACTGATCTGGCAGCCAAAATGAATCTGGCCGTCCCGGATATTTATGTCATGCAGGCTGGCGGAACGTTGAATGCTATGGCGACTCGTTTCCTGGGGCGTAACTTCGTTATTATTTTTTCGGATGTTTTGGAATTAGCCTATGAAGAAGGGGAGGATGCCCTGGCGTTTATTGTAGCCCATGAACTGGCGCACATCAAACAGAAGCACTTATCACGCCGCTGGTTGGTGTATCCAGGCTTGTTGATTCCGTTTTTGGGCCCAGCGTATTCGCGCAGCTGCGAATACACTTGCGATAGTTTCGGCGCTTACTATGTCCCTGACGGCGCGGTCAACGGCCTGTTGATTCTAGCCGCCGGCAAAAAGATCTACAACAAGGTCAATGTGAACGCTTTTCTTCGGCAAGCCGACACGGAGCGCGGTTTATTTGTTTGGTTGGCCACCATTATTTCGACTCATCCCCCCTTGACAAAACGACTCAAGGCCATTACCGATGTGAGCGCCCATTATGCCCGCACAGCAACGCCCACAGCATATGGACATACGAACGCATAG
- a CDS encoding cation:proton antiporter yields MHILIFELGLAVALIAFAGLLSNKFQFSIIPFYILVGMAVGPHAPQLGIFDFRFIESVVFIDFLGRLGVLFLLFYLGLEFSVGRLLKSGKTIITGGILYVALNFGAGLLLGWMMGYPLAETMVVCGIMVSSSTAIVAKVLVDLKRTANPETEIIMGMIMFDDLFIAIHMSILSGLVLSGQTTLLGILGTSLGALGFILFCLFMGRKIIGHVDKVLNIQSGEIFLLLVVAMLFIVAGFSETLHVAEAIGALLIGIVLADSMHVKRIEHLVIPFRDFFGAMFFFSFGLSIDPFSLGGSVGVALAGVLLTVIANFLAGQIAGRIGGLSHRAAANIGLTLVSRGEFSIIMANIGKAGGLLPVVQSFSVLYVLILAIMGPLLTKNSKNIYNTAEKLIKWVKTRKQQEAS; encoded by the coding sequence ATGCATATACTCATTTTTGAGCTCGGCCTTGCCGTTGCTTTAATTGCCTTTGCGGGGCTGCTTTCCAATAAATTTCAGTTTTCCATTATTCCGTTTTATATTCTCGTCGGCATGGCGGTTGGACCACATGCCCCGCAGCTTGGAATTTTTGATTTCCGCTTTATTGAGAGCGTAGTATTCATTGATTTTCTAGGCCGGCTCGGCGTACTGTTTTTGCTTTTTTATCTTGGCCTGGAATTTTCCGTGGGGCGTCTCTTAAAATCCGGAAAGACAATCATCACAGGGGGGATCTTGTATGTGGCCCTCAATTTTGGCGCCGGGCTGTTGTTAGGTTGGATGATGGGTTATCCCCTAGCCGAAACCATGGTTGTCTGCGGTATTATGGTCAGCTCTTCCACCGCTATTGTCGCCAAAGTTCTGGTTGATCTGAAACGCACGGCTAATCCGGAGACGGAAATTATCATGGGCATGATTATGTTTGACGATCTATTCATCGCGATTCACATGTCCATTTTGTCCGGGTTGGTGCTAAGCGGGCAGACTACTTTGCTGGGTATACTGGGAACTTCCCTGGGGGCTCTCGGGTTTATCCTGTTCTGTTTATTCATGGGTCGAAAAATTATCGGTCACGTCGACAAGGTACTGAACATTCAGTCGGGAGAAATCTTCCTGCTCCTCGTTGTCGCCATGCTGTTTATAGTTGCAGGATTTTCCGAGACCCTGCATGTAGCGGAGGCTATCGGCGCATTATTAATCGGAATTGTCCTGGCGGATTCCATGCATGTGAAGCGAATTGAACACCTGGTCATCCCGTTTCGCGATTTCTTCGGCGCCATGTTCTTTTTCAGTTTCGGACTGAGCATCGACCCCTTTTCCTTGGGTGGGTCGGTCGGAGTCGCCCTTGCCGGAGTATTGCTGACGGTAATCGCCAATTTTCTTGCCGGCCAGATTGCCGGGCGTATTGGCGGGCTATCACACCGCGCAGCGGCTAATATCGGATTAACCTTGGTTAGTCGCGGAGAATTTTCGATTATTATGGCGAACATCGGCAAGGCCGGCGGGCTGTTACCGGTCGTACAATCCTTCTCTGTTTTATACGTGCTGATCCTGGCTATTATGGGCCCCCTGCTTACCAAGAACTCTAAAAATATTTACAATACGGCTGAAAAGCTCATAAAGTGGGTAAAAACGCGAAAACAGCAGGAAGCTTCCTGA
- a CDS encoding flotillin family protein, translating into MIIVTVLVVLIVLGLAFWARYRTVGPDEAMIVTGSFLVGADVLTDESGRKIKIVRGGGAFILPIFQQADNLSLLSHKLDVMTPEVYTEQGVPVMADGVAIIKVGSAIEDVATAAEQFIGKPSEALKAEAQEVLEGHLRAILGTMTVEEVYRNRDRFAQEVQSVAARDLKKMGLQIVSFTIKDVRDKQGYLDALGKPRIAAVKRDAEIAEAEAMRDARIKKALADEQGQKAELLRDTNVAEATKEKELKIAVFKREQDTAKAEADQAYSIQQARSEQIVTQEQMKIEIVRKEREIDVQEKEILRREKQFDAEVKKKADADRYAVEQAAEAAKAREILEADALQYRIEAEAKASAEQKRLEGLAIADAERAKGTAEADVVRLKGLAEAQAKEKLAEAFEKFGEAAVLDIVIRMLPELAGKIAEPLKTIDKLTVVDAGGGDGAVKVSKYVTALMATAPEMLKNVSGVDMERMIQGLLHQPAKADEETRTED; encoded by the coding sequence ATGATTATCGTAACGGTATTGGTTGTCCTGATTGTTTTGGGTTTAGCGTTTTGGGCGCGATATCGAACCGTTGGCCCTGATGAGGCCATGATTGTAACCGGTTCCTTTTTGGTAGGGGCTGACGTGCTTACCGATGAATCGGGGCGGAAGATTAAAATCGTCAGGGGTGGCGGTGCATTCATTCTGCCGATTTTTCAACAGGCGGATAATTTATCCCTGCTTTCGCACAAACTGGATGTTATGACACCCGAGGTTTATACTGAGCAGGGAGTGCCGGTCATGGCGGACGGAGTGGCGATTATCAAGGTCGGCAGCGCCATTGAGGATGTGGCCACCGCTGCCGAACAGTTCATAGGAAAGCCTTCGGAGGCATTGAAAGCTGAAGCGCAGGAGGTTTTGGAGGGCCATCTCCGGGCCATTTTGGGAACCATGACGGTAGAAGAAGTATACCGCAACCGGGATCGCTTCGCTCAGGAAGTGCAGAGCGTGGCGGCCCGCGATTTAAAAAAGATGGGCCTGCAGATCGTATCCTTTACCATTAAGGACGTGCGGGATAAACAGGGGTATCTGGATGCCCTCGGTAAACCCCGCATCGCCGCCGTCAAGCGGGACGCGGAAATTGCCGAAGCCGAAGCGATGCGCGATGCCCGCATCAAAAAAGCCCTGGCAGATGAGCAAGGGCAAAAGGCGGAACTGCTGCGTGATACCAATGTTGCCGAGGCGACCAAGGAAAAGGAACTCAAGATTGCCGTCTTCAAACGCGAGCAGGATACAGCCAAGGCGGAAGCCGACCAAGCTTACAGCATCCAGCAAGCCCGTTCGGAACAGATAGTCACCCAGGAACAGATGAAGATCGAAATCGTGCGCAAAGAGCGGGAAATCGATGTGCAGGAAAAGGAAATTCTGCGCCGGGAAAAGCAATTTGATGCGGAAGTGAAAAAGAAGGCCGATGCTGATCGCTACGCAGTGGAGCAGGCGGCTGAAGCGGCCAAGGCCAGAGAAATCCTAGAGGCTGACGCCCTCCAGTATCGTATTGAGGCGGAAGCCAAGGCCAGTGCCGAACAAAAGCGCCTGGAAGGTTTGGCGATCGCCGACGCCGAGCGGGCCAAAGGAACAGCTGAAGCTGATGTTGTGCGCCTAAAAGGCTTAGCGGAAGCACAGGCCAAAGAAAAGCTGGCCGAAGCCTTCGAAAAATTCGGCGAAGCCGCTGTGCTGGATATCGTCATCCGCATGCTGCCCGAATTGGCCGGAAAAATCGCCGAGCCTTTAAAAACCATTGATAAACTGACGGTGGTGGATGCCGGCGGCGGCGACGGGGCGGTAAAGGTCAGTAAATACGTGACTGCTTTAATGGCAACAGCTCCCGAAATGCTGAAAAATGTTTCGGGCGTAGATATGGAGCGTATGATTCAGGGCTTGCTGCATCAGCCGGCGAAAGCGGATGAAGAAACAAGGACGGAAGATTGA
- a CDS encoding NfeD family protein produces the protein MLEVYWGCLAFGVAFAVITILFGDIADSVFDGVLDSFSVEHGDWFEPVVLVGGVASFGGAGVILSGYTDYSAVSVIVLSTLAASFLSVLVNFVYVRPMKQAENSVGFFTKDLIGKTGEVIIPIPASGYGEVLLKVGAGHTNQIAASSETLDIPAGAPVIVSAVRDGVLYVSSQGERAEE, from the coding sequence ATGCTGGAGGTGTACTGGGGCTGCCTGGCATTTGGCGTGGCATTTGCGGTGATTACGATTCTGTTTGGCGATATTGCCGATAGTGTGTTTGACGGCGTGCTTGACTCTTTTTCTGTTGAGCATGGCGATTGGTTTGAGCCGGTGGTTCTTGTCGGGGGAGTAGCCAGCTTCGGCGGGGCAGGCGTGATATTGAGCGGATATACGGATTACAGTGCGGTTAGCGTCATTGTTTTGTCAACGCTGGCAGCATCCTTCTTGTCTGTGTTGGTGAATTTTGTCTACGTCAGGCCGATGAAACAAGCCGAGAACTCTGTCGGTTTTTTCACCAAAGACCTGATTGGCAAAACGGGCGAGGTGATAATCCCCATTCCGGCATCCGGCTATGGCGAGGTATTGCTCAAAGTGGGGGCCGGCCATACCAACCAAATAGCGGCAAGCAGCGAAACCCTGGATATTCCTGCCGGCGCTCCGGTCATCGTATCGGCGGTCAGAGACGGAGTTTTGTATGTGTCAAGTCAGGGAGAACGCGCTGAAGAATAG
- the rlmH gene encoding 23S rRNA (pseudouridine(1915)-N(3))-methyltransferase RlmH, translating to MRISIVCVGKIKEKYLTAGIAEYTKRLTPYCRLDIIEVDEERMPDNPSDAEKQQVLSREGDKLLKNIRAASYLVALDVYGKQLSSEELSAKLDDLALKGQSDITFAIGGAFGIAPQVLAAAKERLSFSKMTFTHQMVRLLLAEQIYRAVKIGRGEPYHW from the coding sequence ATGAGAATCAGCATTGTCTGCGTTGGCAAAATCAAAGAAAAATACCTCACCGCCGGCATCGCTGAATACACCAAGCGTCTAACCCCTTACTGCCGCCTGGATATCATCGAAGTTGACGAAGAGCGCATGCCGGACAACCCCTCCGACGCCGAAAAACAACAAGTCCTCAGCCGCGAAGGCGATAAACTTTTAAAAAACATCAGGGCTGCCAGTTATCTGGTAGCCCTTGATGTATATGGCAAGCAGCTGTCCTCGGAAGAGTTGAGCGCTAAACTGGATGATTTGGCGCTAAAGGGGCAGAGCGATATCACTTTTGCTATCGGAGGCGCATTTGGCATTGCGCCTCAGGTATTGGCTGCGGCTAAGGAGAGACTGTCGTTTTCGAAGATGACGTTTACGCATCAGATGGTGAGACTGCTGCTGGCGGAGCAGATTTATCGGGCGGTGAAGATTGGTAGAGGAGAACCGTATCATTGGTAA
- a CDS encoding S1C family serine protease has product MSKWYRTLAPYFIIAVFGALIGGGLVLGYGGNFLAKPIPQAQQSFPPIAQASISDARNTAIVRAAQQISPAVVGITNKAYARDFFNRKVLVDQGQGSGVIFDAKGYIATNYHVVQNAAEITVSLLDGRNFPGKVLGVDPATDLAVVKVEATDLPVAAFGDSDQLMVGEPAIAIGNPLGVEFKGSVSAGIISALNRSLEIGERRFKLIQTDAAINPGNSGGALVNADGVVVGINSAKISFTGVEGLGFAIPINTARPILQSIIEKGKVVRPYLGVGVLDKKTAAQYGYELNAEKGVYVANLTLNGPADKAGIQRGDLIIRIAGMETNTVVDLRAAVEGKPIGSTVEVILQRNNKAMTLNVVLEEMPNEQQ; this is encoded by the coding sequence ATGAGCAAGTGGTATCGTACTTTGGCGCCTTATTTCATTATTGCCGTTTTTGGCGCTCTCATCGGCGGTGGTCTGGTATTGGGCTACGGAGGGAATTTCCTGGCTAAACCCATACCTCAGGCGCAGCAGTCCTTTCCACCCATCGCTCAGGCCAGTATCTCCGACGCCCGCAACACGGCGATTGTCCGCGCAGCACAGCAGATCTCCCCGGCTGTTGTCGGCATCACCAATAAAGCCTATGCCCGGGACTTCTTCAATCGTAAAGTCCTGGTTGACCAAGGCCAGGGCTCCGGCGTCATCTTTGACGCTAAAGGGTATATTGCCACCAATTATCATGTGGTGCAAAATGCCGCTGAAATTACAGTTTCCCTGCTGGACGGACGCAATTTCCCGGGAAAAGTGCTGGGAGTTGACCCGGCAACCGATCTGGCTGTCGTAAAAGTAGAGGCAACCGATCTTCCCGTGGCCGCTTTCGGCGATTCTGATCAGCTGATGGTCGGCGAACCGGCCATCGCCATCGGCAATCCCCTGGGCGTAGAATTCAAAGGCAGCGTTTCCGCCGGCATTATCAGTGCCCTGAACCGCTCCCTGGAAATCGGCGAACGCCGCTTCAAGCTGATTCAGACCGATGCCGCCATCAACCCCGGCAATTCCGGCGGAGCCCTGGTTAACGCCGACGGAGTGGTTGTCGGCATCAACAGCGCCAAGATTTCCTTTACCGGTGTGGAAGGCCTCGGCTTTGCCATCCCCATCAACACCGCCCGCCCCATCCTTCAGTCCATTATTGAAAAAGGTAAAGTCGTCCGTCCCTATTTAGGCGTCGGCGTCCTGGACAAGAAAACCGCCGCTCAATACGGTTATGAACTCAACGCCGAAAAAGGCGTTTACGTGGCCAACCTGACCCTAAACGGCCCGGCGGATAAAGCCGGCATTCAGCGAGGCGACCTGATCATCAGGATCGCCGGCATGGAGACCAACACCGTAGTTGACCTCAGAGCCGCCGTTGAAGGCAAGCCCATCGGCAGTACGGTCGAGGTCATCCTGCAGCGGAATAACAAGGCCATGACCCTGAACGTAGTATTAGAAGAAATGCCCAATGAGCAGCAATAA
- a CDS encoding MBL fold metallo-hydrolase, with product MEIHVLASGSTGNATCLKFGETAVLVDAGISARRIKKGLDEVGIGVENLSAVLITHEHTDHINGLKTLMKRYQVPVYTRPDTWDAISFRSLLPEVRCLPLADSLDIGNVKVEPFSISHDAADPVGFSFYHAGRKCCLATDLGFVTDPVKKALTGSDTVVLEANHDVDMLKTGSYPWPLKRRIMSNKGHLSNVDAGWTLVRLAQNRHTDIFLAHLSRENNRPDIAQTTVTGILEEAGYTQTADFTLYVTYPDRTVSSDADGQK from the coding sequence ATGGAAATTCATGTCTTGGCCAGCGGTTCGACTGGCAATGCTACCTGCCTGAAGTTCGGCGAAACTGCCGTTCTGGTAGATGCCGGCATCAGCGCCCGGCGGATCAAAAAGGGACTGGACGAAGTGGGCATCGGCGTGGAAAACCTGTCAGCCGTACTGATTACCCATGAGCATACCGATCACATTAACGGACTGAAAACTTTGATGAAAAGATACCAGGTACCGGTCTATACCCGTCCTGACACATGGGATGCCATATCATTCCGTTCTCTTTTGCCTGAGGTCCGCTGCCTCCCCTTGGCTGACAGCCTGGATATCGGCAATGTCAAAGTCGAGCCCTTTTCCATTTCCCATGACGCAGCCGACCCCGTGGGGTTTTCCTTTTACCATGCCGGCCGGAAATGCTGCCTGGCGACAGACTTGGGATTCGTAACGGATCCGGTAAAAAAAGCTCTCACCGGATCCGACACCGTAGTCTTAGAAGCCAATCATGATGTAGATATGCTGAAAACCGGCTCTTACCCCTGGCCCCTCAAGCGGCGCATCATGTCCAACAAAGGCCATCTGTCCAATGTGGATGCCGGCTGGACCTTAGTCCGGCTGGCTCAAAACCGTCATACCGACATTTTTTTAGCACATCTCAGCCGTGAAAACAACCGCCCGGACATTGCCCAGACCACCGTGACCGGCATTTTGGAAGAAGCCGGGTATACTCAAACTGCGGATTTCACACTCTATGTAACGTACCCCGATCGTACGGTGAGTTCTGATGCGGACGGGCAAAAATAG
- a CDS encoding phosphomannomutase/phosphoglucomutase has product MRLFQACDIRGIAGKDLTDEMAARIGRAVGVKLSGQKVVVGGDVRLSTPGLQAIMVKALAESGCHVLDIGTVATPVFYYALKQTQADGGVMVTASHNPAPYNGFKPVLGSQPVTEEDIAEIGEMVAENARIDATGKIEQLTVIEDYLADTAAKAAPGKLRVVVDAGNGATSTIAPRLYRSLGYEVIELFCQPDGLFPNRAPNPALAENLVALGEAVRRHGAALGIAFDGDGDRVGFVDEQGRAADNDDILVLLARHYLEKSAGPVIYDAKCSMVVPEEIARAGGRPVMARAGHTFSKTAFIREKALLAGEISGHFFLSELGYDDAMFAGLKVAEFVAAHQSLAALLDDIPNYLLTPDIRVPYSGSDKEAILDDIAYKLAIYQPNRIDGVRIDFPDGWAMIRASVTEPLFTLRFEAKSAQRLTEIAGLLLNAVPEAVRQAVVECTPREYIQYFTRARL; this is encoded by the coding sequence ATGCGCTTATTCCAGGCTTGTGATATTCGCGGCATTGCCGGTAAAGATCTGACGGACGAAATGGCGGCCAGGATCGGCCGGGCGGTGGGCGTCAAGCTGTCCGGACAAAAAGTAGTGGTGGGCGGCGATGTGCGTCTCTCCACACCGGGACTGCAGGCCATCATGGTCAAAGCCCTGGCTGAATCAGGCTGCCATGTGCTGGACATCGGCACGGTGGCCACGCCGGTATTTTATTATGCATTGAAACAGACTCAGGCTGACGGCGGAGTCATGGTGACAGCCTCCCACAATCCCGCCCCCTATAATGGTTTTAAACCGGTTCTCGGCAGTCAGCCTGTTACTGAGGAGGATATCGCCGAAATCGGCGAAATGGTGGCGGAGAACGCCCGGATTGATGCTACCGGCAAAATAGAGCAACTGACGGTCATAGAGGATTATCTGGCGGATACGGCAGCCAAGGCGGCCCCCGGCAAGCTGCGGGTCGTAGTGGATGCCGGCAACGGCGCGACTTCGACCATTGCTCCCAGGCTTTATCGCAGTCTGGGCTATGAAGTTATTGAACTTTTTTGTCAGCCTGACGGCCTTTTTCCCAACCGGGCGCCCAATCCGGCCCTGGCCGAGAATTTGGTTGCATTAGGCGAAGCGGTACGTCGGCACGGCGCAGCCTTAGGCATTGCTTTTGACGGCGACGGGGACCGGGTGGGCTTCGTGGATGAGCAGGGCCGCGCTGCCGACAATGATGATATCCTGGTCTTACTGGCCCGACATTATCTGGAAAAATCCGCCGGCCCGGTAATCTATGACGCCAAATGCTCCATGGTGGTACCGGAGGAAATCGCCCGGGCCGGCGGTCGACCGGTGATGGCCAGAGCTGGCCATACCTTCAGCAAGACCGCCTTTATCCGGGAAAAAGCTCTGCTGGCCGGTGAGATCAGCGGCCACTTCTTCCTCTCGGAATTAGGCTATGACGACGCCATGTTTGCCGGACTGAAAGTGGCTGAATTCGTGGCCGCCCATCAGTCCCTGGCCGCCTTGCTGGACGATATTCCCAACTACCTTTTGACCCCTGACATCCGGGTCCCCTATAGCGGCAGCGATAAGGAAGCCATTCTGGATGATATTGCCTACAAACTGGCCATTTATCAGCCTAATCGCATTGATGGCGTACGGATTGACTTTCCCGATGGCTGGGCCATGATCCGGGCCTCGGTCACCGAACCCTTATTTACCCTGCGGTTCGAGGCTAAGTCAGCACAGCGGCTGACGGAAATTGCCGGCCTTTTACTGAATGCTGTGCCGGAGGCAGTCCGTCAAGCCGTCGTGGAATGTACGCCCCGGGAATATATACAATATTTTACAAGAGCCCGACTGTAA
- a CDS encoding peptidase MA family metallohydrolase, with product MNKTVPVSLAPVLILIIAALCVLYPFRLHKLVYSTVRQGAQVKQNYETRQLEVLETGHFRVKYHAGDRKMAEIVAQTAENSYQPVTALVGKAPAGKTLIVMHSDKDELYKAFGWTGNQSAMGVYWGGVIQVLAPDVWLQDKVSAKEFMRTGPMVHEFTHLVFDYRTNGNYSRWFTEGLAQYTEYKINGYEWLTPDNTLNGRLFTLDELDAQFDSLDNQSLAYRQSLAAVRYIAEVHGEQALQQVIQSLEQGEKIDRAVQKATGLNYQQYEAAWLEWAKDHMNHSGDTDISTGYP from the coding sequence ATGAACAAGACAGTACCTGTGAGCCTGGCTCCGGTGCTGATTCTGATCATTGCTGCTCTGTGCGTGCTGTATCCGTTCCGCCTGCATAAGCTGGTATATTCAACGGTGCGTCAAGGGGCTCAGGTCAAGCAGAACTATGAGACCCGTCAGCTGGAGGTTCTGGAGACCGGTCACTTCCGGGTCAAATACCATGCCGGCGACAGAAAGATGGCCGAAATAGTAGCCCAAACCGCGGAGAATTCCTATCAGCCAGTGACCGCGCTGGTAGGGAAGGCCCCGGCTGGCAAGACGCTGATAGTAATGCACAGCGATAAAGATGAGTTATATAAGGCATTTGGCTGGACGGGAAACCAAAGCGCCATGGGGGTATACTGGGGCGGAGTGATTCAGGTTCTGGCGCCGGATGTTTGGCTGCAAGACAAGGTATCAGCGAAAGAATTTATGCGTACCGGCCCCATGGTCCATGAGTTTACTCACCTGGTATTTGACTATCGGACCAACGGCAACTATTCCCGCTGGTTTACCGAAGGGCTGGCCCAATATACCGAATACAAGATTAACGGCTATGAATGGCTGACCCCGGACAACACCCTGAATGGCAGACTGTTTACTCTGGATGAGCTGGATGCGCAGTTTGACTCGCTGGACAATCAATCGTTGGCCTATCGTCAGTCCCTGGCGGCTGTCCGCTACATCGCCGAGGTTCACGGGGAACAGGCGCTGCAGCAGGTGATTCAGAGCCTGGAACAGGGAGAAAAGATCGACAGGGCCGTTCAAAAGGCTACCGGCCTGAATTATCAACAATATGAGGCCGCTTGGCTGGAATGGGCCAAGGATCATATGAATCATAGCGGTGATACGGATATTAGCACCGGTTATCCATAA
- a CDS encoding Fur family transcriptional regulator — MECRVTSLLRDKGFKVTPQRLAIYDVLAKTKAHPSAEMIFNELQPLYPTMSLATVYKTIEILKELKLIQVLNVGEDSFRYDAKTDNHPHINCCKCGKVEDILGIDATDFIDTIASQTSYRLTGQQFYFYGVCSECQKTEKLPQ; from the coding sequence GTGGAATGCCGCGTGACATCATTATTGCGTGACAAGGGATTTAAAGTGACTCCGCAGCGTTTGGCCATTTATGACGTTTTGGCCAAAACTAAGGCTCACCCCAGTGCAGAAATGATTTTCAACGAATTGCAGCCGCTTTATCCGACTATGAGTCTGGCTACTGTATATAAAACCATTGAAATCCTTAAAGAACTGAAACTCATTCAGGTATTAAACGTGGGGGAAGACAGTTTCCGCTATGACGCTAAGACAGACAATCATCCCCACATAAACTGCTGTAAGTGCGGCAAGGTGGAGGATATCCTGGGAATTGACGCCACCGATTTCATCGATACGATTGCCAGTCAGACTTCCTACAGACTGACCGGACAGCAGTTCTATTTTTACGGTGTATGTTCGGAGTGTCAGAAGACAGAAAAATTGCCCCAATAG
- a CDS encoding spore coat protein — protein sequence MAQQGQQNQSGQQGQMSGQGMQFSDRDVLQVCLNESKHMAEALNTYILEASNEQLRRDYMTVLGDIYTQQQQLFNLMQQKGYYQVQNANPQDIAQAQSKFSAQAQQQGQMS from the coding sequence TTGGCGCAGCAAGGTCAACAGAATCAATCCGGCCAACAAGGCCAGATGAGCGGCCAGGGCATGCAGTTCAGCGACCGGGATGTCCTGCAGGTATGCTTAAACGAATCGAAACATATGGCGGAAGCGCTGAATACTTATATTCTTGAGGCCAGCAACGAGCAATTAAGACGGGATTATATGACCGTTCTGGGGGATATCTATACCCAGCAGCAGCAACTATTCAACCTTATGCAGCAAAAAGGCTATTATCAGGTACAAAACGCCAATCCCCAGGATATCGCCCAGGCTCAGTCCAAATTCAGCGCACAGGCGCAGCAGCAAGGCCAAATGTCTTAA